One segment of Nostoc flagelliforme CCNUN1 DNA contains the following:
- a CDS encoding ShlB/FhaC/HecB family hemolysin secretion/activation protein → MSQVLDSEPKQPIPIPQPRPEPALELPPKTFPSSEEGLDLPESIIVRKFEFDGNTAFSDEKLTKITAQFTKRSLTFVELLEVEATITKLYTDAGYINCGAVIPAGQTLSQQGSVVKIQIIEGGLEEIAVTGTRRLNSNYIRSRLAIATARPLNQKRLLSALQLLQLDPLIQNISAELSAGSRPELSLLTVKVVEADSFNTEFFIDNGRAPSVGSLRRGVRINEGNLFGFGDGLNLEYINTDGSNAFDLRYNIPVNPRNGTITLRGGLTSTEIVEPPFDRLDIIGNSNYFELGFRQPLILSPNREFAVGLSVLRQESKSELKGFPGVLVSPGANEQGETRISALQFFQEYQQRNSQQALAVRSQFNLGLDIFNATVNNEPPDSRFFSWRGQGQYVRLLAPQTLLVIRSDLQFSTRALVPLEQFGLGGLRSVRGYRQDILLTDNGFLASAEVQLPVLRVKNVGGVLQVVPFIDFGVGWNSSGNPDQNINSLTNTLLGLGLGLQWQMGDRLNARLDYGIPLTDIQDRGRTLQEDGIYFSIVANPF, encoded by the coding sequence TTGTCTCAGGTTCTCGACTCAGAACCAAAACAGCCAATCCCAATCCCACAGCCACGACCAGAACCTGCCCTCGAACTTCCTCCTAAAACATTTCCCTCCTCTGAAGAAGGCTTAGACCTTCCTGAAAGTATCATCGTTAGGAAATTCGAGTTTGATGGGAACACGGCATTTAGCGACGAAAAGTTAACTAAAATTACTGCCCAATTCACCAAGCGATCGCTAACCTTTGTAGAATTACTAGAAGTTGAGGCTACTATCACCAAACTCTATACCGATGCAGGGTATATCAATTGTGGTGCTGTGATTCCGGCTGGTCAAACCTTATCTCAACAGGGATCTGTCGTCAAAATCCAGATTATTGAAGGAGGACTAGAAGAAATTGCGGTAACGGGTACACGACGGTTGAACTCGAACTACATCCGCAGCAGATTAGCCATTGCCACCGCTAGACCCCTAAATCAAAAGCGCTTGCTGTCAGCTTTGCAACTCTTGCAACTTGACCCCCTAATTCAGAATATATCAGCCGAATTGTCTGCTGGGTCGCGTCCCGAATTAAGTTTACTGACAGTCAAGGTAGTAGAAGCCGACTCCTTTAATACAGAATTTTTTATAGATAATGGTCGTGCCCCTAGTGTTGGCAGCTTACGACGCGGTGTCCGCATTAACGAAGGAAATTTATTCGGTTTTGGGGATGGCTTGAATCTGGAATATATCAATACTGATGGTAGCAACGCCTTTGACTTACGCTACAACATACCTGTTAATCCTCGTAATGGCACAATTACCCTCAGAGGTGGTTTGACGAGTACTGAAATTGTCGAACCACCCTTTGACCGCCTAGATATCATTGGTAATTCCAATTACTTCGAGTTAGGCTTCCGCCAACCTTTAATCTTATCTCCCAACAGAGAATTTGCTGTGGGTCTATCCGTCTTACGACAAGAAAGCAAATCTGAACTGAAAGGTTTTCCCGGGGTTTTAGTGTCACCAGGTGCTAACGAACAGGGAGAAACCCGCATCTCAGCCTTGCAATTCTTCCAAGAATATCAGCAGCGTAATTCTCAACAAGCCTTAGCTGTGCGCTCTCAATTTAACCTTGGTTTAGATATCTTCAATGCTACCGTCAACAATGAGCCTCCTGATAGTCGGTTTTTTTCTTGGCGGGGACAAGGACAATACGTGCGACTTTTAGCACCGCAAACTTTACTAGTGATCCGTTCTGACCTGCAATTCTCAACCCGTGCCCTTGTGCCTTTAGAGCAATTTGGGCTGGGCGGTCTGCGTAGTGTTCGAGGTTATCGACAAGATATTCTGTTGACAGATAACGGCTTTTTAGCATCAGCAGAAGTGCAATTACCAGTACTGCGGGTAAAAAATGTCGGAGGAGTTTTGCAGGTAGTGCCGTTTATTGATTTTGGCGTAGGTTGGAATAGTTCTGGCAATCCAGACCAAAATATTAATAGCTTGACTAATACCTTGCTGGGGTTGGGATTGGGTTTACAGTGGCAAATGGGCGATCGCCTGAATGCTCGCCTTGATTATGGTATTCCATTAACAGATATTCAAGACAGAGGCAGGACTTTACAGGAAGACGGTATTTATTTTTCAATAGTTGCGAATCCTTTCTAA
- the pqqA gene encoding pyrroloquinoline quinone precursor peptide PqqA — protein sequence MIRETNNHSMQQQEGNSSKLSEDASARSSFHPPNIKSAIDWEKPDFDELDLCMEITTYILNEQ from the coding sequence ATGATTCGGGAAACAAACAATCACTCTATGCAACAACAAGAAGGCAATAGCTCAAAATTAAGTGAGGATGCCTCTGCTAGAAGCTCATTTCATCCTCCAAATATTAAGTCAGCAATTGATTGGGAAAAACCAGATTTTGATGAACTTGACTTGTGTATGGAAATTACCACATACATTCTCAATGAGCAATAA
- the pqqB gene encoding pyrroloquinoline quinone biosynthesis protein PqqB, with translation MFLKILGTAAGGGFPQWNCNCPNCQAVRTNRAGVNWLNQSSIAVRTNNQPWFLVNASPDVRPQLEKLREGQPSTIRSSPIAGVLLTDAEIDHTTGLVILRESTEKLRVYGTETVRKALTEGYPLLSTLASYCGVEWSVLEPHVPINLGLNGADGLEVEVFPLAAKPPKYMRHQTNLDGIWVIGLTFRDRTTGKVATYAPGLAELDEKILERFESSDCILVDGTCWHNDELLALGISKLQARDMGHLPLNTSLKSLANLSRPRKILVHINNTNPILLPDSEERKIVEAAGIEVGYDGLTIEL, from the coding sequence ATGTTCCTAAAAATTCTTGGTACTGCCGCAGGTGGTGGTTTTCCCCAATGGAATTGTAACTGTCCTAATTGCCAAGCAGTCCGCACAAATCGTGCAGGTGTAAATTGGCTAAACCAGTCATCAATTGCAGTGAGGACAAATAATCAGCCTTGGTTTTTGGTCAATGCCTCTCCAGATGTACGTCCGCAGTTAGAGAAATTGCGGGAAGGACAACCGTCTACAATTCGGTCAAGCCCCATCGCTGGTGTCTTGTTAACTGATGCAGAGATTGACCATACCACTGGGCTGGTTATCCTCAGAGAATCTACAGAAAAGCTGCGCGTCTACGGTACAGAAACAGTACGTAAGGCTCTGACAGAGGGTTATCCCCTGCTATCTACGTTAGCAAGCTATTGTGGTGTGGAATGGTCTGTACTTGAACCTCATGTACCTATAAACTTGGGGTTGAATGGAGCAGATGGTTTGGAAGTGGAAGTATTTCCATTAGCAGCCAAACCACCAAAATATATGCGCCACCAGACAAATTTAGATGGAATTTGGGTTATAGGTTTGACATTTCGTGATCGCACAACTGGCAAAGTTGCTACTTATGCTCCAGGTTTAGCTGAACTTGACGAAAAAATCTTAGAGCGGTTTGAGTCTAGTGACTGCATTTTAGTAGATGGCACTTGCTGGCACAATGATGAGTTGTTGGCTTTAGGAATATCCAAGCTGCAAGCCCGCGATATGGGACACTTACCCCTTAACACTAGTTTAAAAAGCCTTGCTAATCTGAGCCGTCCTCGTAAAATTCTCGTTCACATCAACAACACTAACCCAATTCTTTTACCTGATTCAGAGGAGCGCAAAATTGTTGAAGCCGCAGGAATAGAAGTTGGTTACGATGGTCTAACCATCGAATTGTAA
- the pqqC gene encoding pyrroloquinoline-quinone synthase PqqC, producing MLELVKEPLPWTQTELEAVLRSQHRRYHHLHPFHARMNSGDLTPTEVRRWVANRFYYQKSIPLKDAAILSNCTDLEVRREWIQRIIDHDGQGEGEGGIEAWLKLGKAVGLSRQELLEDQHVLPGVQYAVDAYVNFCRTRPWIEAVAASLTELFGPDAIRVRLVALEQHYPWIDPAGFDYFRARLHQAPRDAQYALKQVLKHCRTRESQERAVQALIFKCNLLWSQLEAIERGDTRPQEGYKE from the coding sequence GTGTTGGAATTAGTTAAAGAACCTCTCCCGTGGACTCAGACAGAACTAGAGGCTGTATTGCGATCGCAACATCGCCGCTATCATCATCTGCATCCATTTCATGCAAGGATGAACAGTGGTGATTTAACGCCAACAGAAGTACGGCGCTGGGTAGCAAATAGATTTTACTATCAAAAAAGTATTCCTCTTAAAGATGCTGCTATCTTGTCAAACTGCACTGATTTAGAAGTGCGGCGGGAATGGATTCAACGCATCATTGATCATGACGGTCAAGGTGAGGGCGAAGGTGGTATTGAGGCATGGTTAAAACTCGGTAAAGCTGTAGGATTGTCTCGTCAAGAACTCTTAGAAGACCAGCACGTACTGCCAGGAGTTCAATATGCAGTGGATGCCTACGTTAACTTTTGCCGCACTCGACCCTGGATTGAAGCAGTGGCTGCATCGCTGACTGAACTGTTTGGCCCAGATGCAATTCGAGTCCGCTTAGTTGCATTAGAACAGCATTACCCGTGGATCGATCCTGCTGGATTTGACTATTTTCGGGCACGTCTTCACCAAGCACCCAGAGATGCTCAATATGCCCTCAAGCAAGTCCTTAAACACTGTAGAACTCGTGAGTCTCAGGAACGAGCAGTACAAGCTTTAATATTTAAGTGCAATTTGTTGTGGAGCCAATTAGAGGCGATTGAACGGGGCGATACTAGACCTCAAGAAGGATATAAAGAATAG
- the pqqD gene encoding pyrroloquinoline quinone biosynthesis peptide chaperone PqqD, translating into MSIIENNAQPRLVHGVRLRWDELRKQHWLLIPEGALKLNSTAAVILALCNGERTLNMIAAELNEQYQGENMLEDVRHLLSRISERGLLTVEGIEPEPLPPNEKSNFSSGADLN; encoded by the coding sequence ATGAGTATTATAGAGAATAATGCCCAACCTCGGCTAGTTCATGGTGTGCGTTTACGCTGGGATGAGCTGAGAAAGCAGCATTGGCTCCTGATTCCAGAAGGGGCACTAAAATTAAACTCCACAGCAGCAGTAATTTTAGCACTTTGTAACGGTGAGCGAACTCTTAATATGATCGCAGCGGAGCTGAACGAACAGTACCAAGGCGAAAATATGCTAGAGGACGTGCGCCATCTGCTCTCTCGAATTAGTGAACGAGGACTATTAACTGTAGAAGGAATAGAACCAGAACCTTTACCTCCAAATGAAAAAAGTAATTTCTCAAGTGGAGCAGATTTAAACTAA